The nucleotide window ATTCTTCCGGTGGAGAGAAGGATGAACATATGAGAGGAGATGGATCATTGCAGAACACGATCAGAGGGAGAGGGAGCCAGTCCAAGCCTCAAACGAGGAGAGTCGGTGGCTAATTCCCAGTGGGGCAGAAGGACCTCTCATGATGGATACCTTTGTTTAGGACATGATACTGGCATTTGTCTTCAACAAAGCATGTCTACTTATCTTATGGTGATCAGTGACAGAGATGGTGGGGTTTCCCAAAGCCAATGACAATAAGCATCCTAAAATTCTTGTTTACTTTGTTTAATCTTTATGATGGAATTTGGAGCAGAGTCCATGTCTGACTCTACCAAGAACAAAAGAAGTGCCTGTTCTTGGCGTTTCCATGGACATATATTCCTGTTAGGTGGAACAGATTGGATTGGATCGGATTGATGCTAAATCGTGCACACTAATTATTTAAAGTTGTAATCAAAATGTATAAAAatatttgctttcttcttcttcttcttcttcttcttctcttctcatgGGTTTATCTCACATTGCAAGTCTTGCAATCATTGGGACATGGAGGAAATCCCTCTCGCGTACTGTTTGTACAGCAACACGTCCTTGAATCGTGATGTAGTTATCGAGAAATCGACAGGGGGAAAAAATTATGGACCGAGTTCACCGAGAATCCCTCTTCGTAATATTTTTCTCTCTGATATAAAGCCTTCAACAATGACGGAAGTGGGCACCGGAGATTTCCCCAACCACTCGTTGTTTGCTGTTGGTGTCATCCCGAGAGTGCTGCCAATTGGATGTTTGTCCTGAGGGATTACTTTCATCCCTGAATCCGATCGACGTTTTTCTTTGATCGAAAACGAACCCTCCATGATATGGACTTTGGGTACGATGAACGATACTCCCAATTCATTGTGTTTGGTTTCACTGAAAATGGACTTCGGTGGACTGCAGCACtcccacatcatcatcatcatcatttacgaGTGAGCAATGGAGAAGGAGACGCCAATTATTTGATTTGACGGTGTAGGACTGGGCTCGAGCGACTGGCGAGCAACCAAACACGCTTGCTGTTGTTAGTGTTCTCCAAACCcgtggcgagagagagagagagagatgcaggaATAGATGCGAACCTGAGGAAGGCCGAGGTCACGATTGTCAGGTGCTCCAATGTATTCGTCGAGTTCAGATGCATTGGACTGCGTTGTGGAATACAAAATTGTCATGATCCGCTCACCCTTGACTCAGATATCACTTATAAAagttttaaataagatatttaatataatacttTGTATATGTTCGTATCTTTctatttgttcatactttgcacagcatatagaggaatgatggaaggcttaataatcctattttagttaggtttgatggtctttttaggcttgtaaataaatattatgtCATGTGGAtaattgtgagagatattcgatctttagtggaccattttgatcttttgttgtgcaactattcaaagtttgtaaagtctgtttgtaatttgcattgtctatgaggtGTTTTtggaaatatttgcttgtggatcccgagtaaggtattttctctaacccgctttttcttttgtaggttctaagggatcatgggaggctGACATTTACGGACAGACATGCATAGATGTcgtacgacttaagcaaaaccagctaagtccgtgacaaatggtatcagagcgagataagcactcatagaaacacttgacatgcaaatgtgagggacctagcggggctgcgttgagggcagtcagcacacgtgccaccgtttgagggaaaacgagtatagagatgtagggaaaagaagtcactcggaggagcgggcatatgagattgacattcagaggatgaCCAACCCTTCatacaagaggcaccatgagaacaaataaacttggaagaatgcggaacgCACAAAGATTGGGATGGTTGAATTCGAGCTACAACTCAatattgacaactatacttgatggtgctcaaagcaagcgagacgcttggtaaaggatgagacaatgcaaggtagaatgagttgctcagcgaccgaaacaattgtgcaaagctcatagaggtgaggggaattgctaactcgaagaattcggtactcatgcatgggcttgtatgtggacgatggaatgttcacgacCATCCCAAGGccatcgaaactcggcgccatgaagcattaaaactttctcttcggcatgtgaaggatacatttgtaggaggctgaagtgtacagtaagttcagcatgttgctaggccttgagtagtgcagcaggggctgtattgatgtggagtcgcaatctaacaagtgcgtttgcaggaagcagaacaatgcatagtttgttcagcaaatcggagtagtctaaggggatggtggtctccgaaactttcaaagagaaagaagcatAGAGAGATATTACTCCAACGGGACAGATATCCAGAAGGGATAGGTCCcgattctccagagggagaatcatgtgcaacagaccgcacatgtcaAGGAGGAGTACCCAATCatgcatgtttcatcttctacTACAGCTTGATCATTTCCGTCCGACAAAATGTCATGAGCGTATGTCAATCATGCATCTTAATCGCTAATTTGGACAGTACGACTTGTTAGATCGTTGTTCCTACATGTTCTGTGAGAATTATCCCCCTTCTCTTTCCTGAGACGATCTTGCAGAAAAGAAGTCCATGGTGGATGTCATCTGTCTCTCGGCTCTGCAGATGGTTTCGCGCACAAGCTTAGTTGAGAGGAAGATGGACGCCATGGTAAATCACCCTGTTTACATCCCCAGCCGGATCTGCTGGTTCTATGTTTACAAACACAAATCTTCTACCTCAGCCTTGCATTCATGTTCAGGGATACATGTCTTCCGGGCATCCTCCTCGTAGATATCTTTGGTGGTTTGACTCGATTTGCTCATCTCTATGCCACAAGATTTCAAAAAAATCGGCTGTGATCTTGTTGCCACTGCTGCGAACACGGTGATAGATTGCCTATCCGAGAATGGACTAGAGGAGAAAGCAACTCAGGAGTCTGCTTGGGCTCCCCATCCTTGTTGCTTCCCTGGTGGTGGTTCCATACAAACCACCAAAATCTGACTCTATCCTCTCCTTTCGAACCGTCCATTTCCTTCATGCGTTCGCTTTGGATTTATTTCATCTCCTGATGCAGTCGGTCTCGATCTACGACGACCTGCTGAGGACCACAAACaagagaccaaaaaaaaaaaaggaaaaggataTTGATAGATTATCGcaataaaagataaataataataattattattttcctcATATACATTACAATGGACCGAGGAGTGACCCAGGAATAGGAGATGACCGGTTCCATGCAAGTCTACCGTCAACAGGGTAACATGTGGACAGGCGGATTCCAAGTAACAGCCATACCAGCACTCGTCTCTCTCGCTATGTCTGGCCGTATCCAATGGATCGATCTGGACCGTCTGATGCGAAGGAATACGTTGTACGGAACCGTATTAGCCGGCGCAGAAGCAATAATAACAACtattgtaaataataataataataataataataaacaaacctTTTTAAAAGCCACTCCCTCCGCCGCGGATGCCATGCGATGTGGCCACCTTAGTCTACTAAAACTGCGCCTCGCcattcacctctctctctctctatcgacTTCGCCTGACTCATTCGATTTAGGGCTGCcgagaagggaggaggaggaggcggacgaAAGGTGAGCCGCTCCGCCGAGATCTCTTCTTCCTCGCCTTTTCGTTGGTCCAAAGTAAGATTTCTGCACttgttgactctctctctctctctctctctttctttctctagaAAAGGAGCAAACTTTATTGGTTTCTTTGTGTAGTTGTTAGAAAGCGTAACTCGGGTGCATGTAATATCTGTGTTCTTCCGGCGGAGAAACGTGTGTTGAAAAGATTTCTTGCCGTacgtttgctttcttcttgagagAAGATAAAAGATATGTCTTGGACAATGTCGATAATGATGAACTGGGGAGCCGTCTTCCGTTCTTGCCGTTCTGATTCGTCCTCATGCAGTATATATCATGATATGCGGGACATCAATCGGGGGAACGAAGATCTATTAATCGTACAGTGGAATTATTCCGCATTTCATTCTATAGGTTGTCAGAAATTTCCAGATCGTAAGTCTTTTATGAAACCATTCGTTTCTTATTTCCCCAAGATTTCTTCTCTGTCCTGCCATCACAAatcatgcttcttcttcttcttcttcttcttcttcttactctTATTCTACTTAGGCCACTCATGATTTGATGGTAAAGTGGTGGGAGACACGGTCAAAGCTCGTTAGCTTCAATCTCTGGCTTCCTTCCATTTCTTGCCTGTCCATAAATCTACATATATCTTTGGCAACTGGTCGTAGGAGAAAGCGAGTTAGTCTCAAAAGCCACTTTACGGTTCTGGTTAACTACTCCGACCTTCCgcacctttttcttctcttctctgtaCAGAGTTTCAAAAGCTTTGTCAGAGGAGGGGACGGGATGGCTTCCTTTTCCTTGCGTCGTTTCGTGTCCTTGTTCGTCATGCTCCGAAGATGATCGATCGTTTTGATTCTCTCCTTCCACAGGTGTGCGTCTTCCTCGTCGGAGCAATGGGACGAGAGCCAACTCTGATACAAAAGGTGAGACTTCTCTTACAGAAACAAACCACGGTAGAGTTTCCCAACTCATGTCAGATGTCCTCTGCCCTCCAGTCTTATTCTTGGCCCAAGACTGTAGTCCGGAAATGGCTCAACTTGAAGACCTCAGAGATCTGTTCTGAACGCAGCAGTAAGTCCGAGTCCTCCGATTGCCTCCTGTTCCTGTCATCGAATTACCTGACATCTTTCTCCTTGGATCAAAGCAGAGAAGAACGGAGATGTACAGAGGAGGAAGAGCTGTTCGGACAAGGACAGTAGCGTGCTCAGGAGAAGGGACTTGCCAGGTAATCCGCAGCTACTCGACAACATAACCCCAACTCCTCTCCCAATCATCTGCAAAGCATTAACGAGACAACTCCAAAGGTTTCAGTCTTTTCAATTTCTTTTTCTATGAATTAGTAGGTGGATGGCTGGCGGAGGGCCGTGACAATCTCGAGCCTCCCCGCGTGCCGAGCTACTCGCCAACTGGCTCTTCTCCGCCCATCGACAACCTCCGGTAAGGGGGCACTGATCCCACAGAGAATATGTTGGAGTTGTTGCCGTCGCATTTGTTTAATCCCCCGTGAAGCCATGGACTAATTAACTCATCGACTTGTGTCGCACATGCCGCCGctgatgatgacgacgatgatgCGGGTAGGATGGTCGTAGGGACATGGAACGTGGGAGGGCGCCCGCCCCACTGTGGGCTCAACCTCAGGGATTGGCTTATGAGCACGCCTTCCTCCCCAGACATCTATGTCCTCGGGTATCTCTCTCTCCTCTACATATATAGTAGTATGCAGCTCTGCCTTTAGTTTTCTTACATCCAGCTTTAGCAGCTGCTAATCATGATGATTCCCTCGCTTTCATCAACTTCTTTCCCAAAAGGAAGAACCTTTTAGTGATGGCTTATTCTACACAACCGCAAAAACACCTGCCACGGTCACAGATGGCTTGTTTAAGTGGAGGACTGACTGCATAAAAAAATGGGGGCATCAATCTAACCACAAAACGTGGTTGCGTTTTGTGGGCTGGAACCATTAACCCCTATAGATCCTCGTGCTGCTGCATGCATCCATCCAATTGCAGTCTCCAGCAGCAGCACGAGGATCTATCGGGGTTAATGGTTCCAGCACTAGAGATTGGAAAGCCAGCTGGTGGAGCGATGAAAGATGCTGATAACGAGCCAATACCACTAGCATCTCTGTCCCGTTTCTCTTCTGCTCCTTTTTCTCATATCCCGTGTAGCCTTTTCTTATCACCACTATATGCTCCGAGTGGTCTCTTATCGTCTGGCACATGGTATTACGGATGGATGATGTGAAGCAGAAAGGCCAAGTCCTTTCGACTGCCATCCCTTGTGCCACCCCCCATTGGCACGCACAAAGCCTGATGAACTGGAAAGTTGCTTCGCCGCAGTAGCACTCCAGCAGTAAGAAGACATGATGTTAAGGGAGTCCTACTACGTGATGACTGGAGCTCAATTTTCTTGGGCTCTTAATGATGTGCCGCTGTATCGCATTTGACACAGATATGGGACTGTGATTACTGATTGAGATCAGCGTCCTTTCTCGTCTGATAACTACGGTTATCACTCACTCTCTTCGAGTGACGTTCGATTTCAACAAGACATGTCGCTTGGCTTCTTAATCCCATCGGCACCGACAACTCGTAATGAAAGCATTTGCATCGGTATCATGATGTTCGAAGGAGAAGGCTGAGGATTTGGGGTGCTCTGTATAATTCTGGCCGTGTGCGACACGATCTCGTCGCGGCGGACTTTGTGGCACCTGAATCGCCCATGTTAATCCTGTCCTTCTGCTGCAGGTTTCAGGAGATCGTCCCCTTGAACGCCGGGAATGTGTTGGGCCCCGAGGACAAAGGCCCCGCCTGCAAATGGCTCTCCCTCATTCGGCAGGTGCTGAATCCCCCCGGAATCCACGGCGACGCCTCGGAGTCCGACTCCCCGTCGGCTCAGAAGCCGCGGGTCAGCTTCTCGGATCTCTTGTCCATGGAGCTGGAGCTGGAGGAGCCCGAGGACGAGCTCGCGAGCATGAATCCCAGCTCCAGCAGCGGCGGCGAGTCGCCGGATCTCTACCTGGGATCGATCACGCCGCACCGCGGGGGTTACTGCCTCGCCGCGAGCAAGCAGATGGTGGGCATCTTCCTCTGCGTGTGGGTGCGAGCCAGCATCATGCACCGCATCAGCGCCCTCGAGATCTCCTGTGTCGGCAGAGGCATCATGGGCTGCATGGGGAACAAGGTTTGCCCACCTCGCTGTTCACCAACGCCATCAAGTAGCTCCTGACACGCCTCGCCCCCCTGCAGGGGTCGATCTCGATCAGCATGACTCTGGAGCGAACCACGTTCTGCTTCATTTGCACGCATTTGGCGTCCGGAGAGAAGGACGGCGACGAGGTCCGAAGGAACTTGGATGTCGCGGAGATCATGAAGAGAACGAGATTCCAGCAATCACATAGGATCGCAGGGCCAGCGCCATATCTACCGGAGACAATTCTGGAGCACGAGTAAGCCTCCGATCGAGCTTCTGAAACAAAAAAGTAGCTCGTTGGAACTGATGTCTCTATCGTCATCGTCGGGCTATTCCACTGACCATTAATTCAACTTGCAGCAAGATTATATGGCTCGGAGATCTCAATTACCGATTGGCTTCCACGAACAGCGACACCCATCAACTGTTGCAGAGGAATGACTGGGAAACCTTGTTGCAGAAGGACCAGGTGAGAGAAAGATACGCGATACACTGGGAAATCCGTGTAAGAACAAAACTAAGCTTCTACATCGTGTCATGTACTCGCAGCTTCTGATAGAACAGAGAGCCGGACGTGTGTTTGCCGGATGGGACGAAGGGAAGATATATTTTCCTCCGACATACAAATACCTTGCGAATTCTGACATTTACGCCGTCGATCAAGCAAAATCGAGAGAGAAAAGGCGCACCCCTGCTTGGTAATCCCCCATCACATGACAGTGGTAACAaagaagcagagagagagagagagagagagagatgtcctgTTTCCAGTATCCAAGTTCTAATGTCGTGCGGTGGTTGATGTAACAGGTGCGATCGTATACTGTGGCGGGGGAAGGGGATGAAGCAAATGAGTTACGTGAGAGGCGAATCGCGGTTCTCCGACCACCGCCCGGTCTACTCCCTCTTCTCTGTACTGATGAACGACGGCCTGTTCGACCACGGCGGGGTGATGACGGCCGAAGAGCATAAAGCAGCCGACGTGGATTCAAAGAGCAGCAGCCCCCTGTCGTCGTCATCGCGAGGGAAGGTGCAGGCCGAGGAGCTGTTCCTCGTAGCAACAACACCGAAGCCACATGGAAGCCGACGGGTTCCGAACCTATAACCATCCTATTCTTCTTTCATTAACCAATACAAACGAAGAAAGAGAGAAGCCAAGCTGTGCTCCGCAAAAAGCCAACGAGCGGCATTTGCTCGGTTAACCAAACGCTAAGCGGACGCCGCGGCGTGTCAAGGGGAAGCCAAAGGCGACGGCCTTTGCTGGTGCAATGCCGATCTCGTGCTCGCAGGTATGTCTCGAGAAAGACGTAGCTGTTGTAGCCCCCAAATCGAGGAGGGAAACTCGatgcttttttgttttttgatgaCGAAGATACAAAAATGTGGTGAAGCGATTGATGAGTTACGGAGAAGTATGTAAAGCATGGCAGCTCGAGTTGCATCTTTTCGTCAGCTTTTGCAGGCAGGAGACCTGTTGCGTTCCGCATCGGCTCGATTCTTCCATTACCTTTGGCTGGTACGGGAGAGGGAGCATGTTGAGTTGCTCTCGTCTCGCAGCCATGCGTTTCGATACCGTCGGCAAACATGCAATGACATCGAAGGCTAATCCAAACAGAAGATATGATCATTAACTTGCTGAGCATAAAAATCAAACAACATGGTTTGACAATCACCAAAGAAATGAGGCAGATGGTAATTGCTCGAATCAGATATAAAGGAGAATCAGCATCAGCTGCCATTTCTGAGTGTAAATGACAACAGAAACACCAAAAAGATGAACTGTTCAAAATTTGACAATGGTTCATGAGCATAGTACCTTTGCCTGAAACACCATAAAACTCAAGCAACAGCTCATTTCATATTATTTGTTCTGGGTCCGATATCGAAAAACTTTTCAATAAGGAAAACTGATCGCCTCAGGCTGTAATGCCTTCTGTACAAGCTCGGTTTGCTCTTGAACATGAACAGAGTAGAAACCTGTGGCCGTTGCAGCAGAAGGTGCCCTCCCGACGTACTTGATGTCTTCAAACTCCCCCCGACCTAGTGCCCTCGTGGCGGTGTATAGGCGAGGATTGATATAGCTGTATGCACCCATGTTCATTGGCTCTTCCTGACACCAGACAATTTCCGCATCTATAGAAACACAAATAAAGAACTGAAGTGAGCACACAGATTTTATTAGTAAATACCATCAACGAAAAAAAGAGTCTAAAGGCTACAATTTGTCCCAGGAGGCACAGATTACAATTTACAACAAATCCTAAGCCAATAAGAAATAGGATCTATAATCAACTAGCCAGTGGTAGGCTTTGCATTTAAGTTAAAGTCAGACTCAAGATGAAGTAATAATTGTAGGCCCGTGCTCCTCATGGATCCATATGACTTAAATCTTATCCAATAACTCTAAACTATCAGAAGAACCACAACTATACTCAAACTATCAGAAGGGGCTCTCAGCATTGATTAGGATAGAGAATTCACTGGCTGTTACAACTATGCTTTAACTACGAATGACAACATTTTGGTTTGGACAACAAGTCACAATATATACAAGTACACCAAAGTGAACATCTCTTgacttcacacacacacacacacacacacacacacacataaaaccATTTCTATCACTCGCTGTATTCACACCCACTCTCACCGTGCCAAGGTAAACCCCTCATGACTGATCAGACATTATGGATGTGACAATAACCAGAGGTAAAAACACTTGAACTTTAGTACCAACAATGAAAGGAACTAGAAGCAATTAGCATTAAAGAAAAGATCAAAAACAGAAGTCCATACTTGGATATCGCTTAAGCTCTCTTTGAATGAGGTCATAGGGGAATGGGCAAAGCTGTTCCACTCTACAAATGGCTACATCCTGGCGATCCAACTTCTTGCGTCCTTCGTCAAGTTCATAATAGACCTGAAAAAAGCAAAtgtgaaaataaataatttattcaaATATGAAAAAGTCATTAAAAATAGAGATCAGATTGTCTATTGAAACTGAAAGAAAATCACATGACTTGCCTTTCCAGAGCACAAAATGAGACGGTTAATACCCTCCTCTATCTCTTTGTGATTATTCTGGTCCTTTATAAGGCGTTTGAAACGTGTTCCTTGCTTATCAAATCCTGGATGGCCTTCAAGATCATCAAACTCGGATAGATTTGATTTGCAGTCCTTGTGCCGAAGTAGGTTCTTAGGGGACATCACAATCAGAGGTTTCCGGAACTCCCGATGAATCTAGACAAAATACCAAACAATGACTTCAACTGAATTTACTTATGCAATGGAACAAAACGATGATTTTTGCAAACACTAACCTGCCGTCGCAGAACATGGAAATAATTTGCAGGAGTCGTCACATTCACGACTTGCCAATTGCATTCCTGGATCTGTTTCCGGAGAGTTGGGTCCATCTCAGGAATTACATACGGGTTATCATCGCTCATCTGTTTAACATCATAGCACATTAACTCTCAGAGAAACACTTTAATTGCATGTTTGCAATTCTTCAAGTAGCTTTCAAAGGTGTGTGAAATTGACAATCAATATTCTTAAATAGCTCTATAATGTTGATACAGAAAAAGGAATTTCTCCAGGCCAGAAAAAATGTAGATCATATAAATGAACAGACATATCTTCATGAATAAAGACATACAAAGTCTCAATGTATTTGAACTATTTAAACCTACCGTACACGTAGTAAATAACGGATGAACAAGACCTTGGAAAGGGAAAAAGCAAAATCAACCATATAAATTTGGATTTGAACTAAAACTGCCTGATATGCATGCGGTCGTCAAGCACATGTTCATGTAAGGCCTTAGGCAAACATATAGACTCCTCTGCTTCACGATTTAGATGACAGGTTTACCAAGTATTATACATAATGCCACACGGTAATCATGAATTACCTGGAGGAAACGCTCCAATCGTGCACTTGAATGTTCTGGGCCTTGACCATCATAACCATGGGGAAGTAAAACAACAAGCCCAGTTTGGCGTAGCCATTTGGATTCTCCACTGCTCAAAAACTGATCAAACATTACCTGTGCACCATTTGAAAAATCACCAAACTGAGCTTCCCAAAGTATCAATGAGTTAGGGTTTTCCATCGAATAGCCCAATTCGAATCCAAGGACAGCAAACTCTGAAAGTGAACTGCATTTATAATGGAAGGTTAGAAAGTTGAGCTCAGCTATAGCAGATTACTGTATACAAGCAGCCCTTCATGTTATCATCATTACTAGAAATAAGTAATGAAAGCAACTTAGTGAGGGTCTTAATTGACAATAAATGTTTCTTTCATTTGAATTCTTTGCAAATCAATAGTGACGTATTATGGGAATACAAATGTGTGCTAGTATCAAAAGAACAAAACATTCAATGATGAGAAAAAACAATGGAATCGAGCAATCTATATATCAAGAATAAATCCAGAAATATGTTCCAGGACAGCAAGAAACGTCCCAAGGTATCTAATTATCCCAGAATTTTGCATAATATAAGTCACCAAATAGATAACCAGTCATCTGAAAATTGCTCCTGCGAAGAGTTACAGAAACGTAGAGCTATTTTTTTACGACACAAAACTGTGACTTATCAAATGCAGACCACTTCCAACATTGAAACAGGTTCCAGTCTAACAACAGGAAGTAGGACCAGATATTCTaaagaatttgatgatttgactgAAACATCTCACCTAGTAGTAATAAAAACAGACATTATTAAGTTTAAATTCATGAAACATGCAAAAGATGGCCATCATTGCAATATCTCTGTCACACTGTCAAACACATATGAAGCAATTATCCAGATTAAATTTTGGCATTAaaatcaagtaaaaaaaaaagttcaccAAGTGTAGTTGAGTAAAATACCATGTTAACATTTATAGTTAAGAAATTCAGACAATCAAGAGCCTCTTATACACCACCAAATcgcaaaaataaatcaatatcatATTTTCCTACACAAACCTCATTAGACTTGCAAGAAAGTGAATTATATAACAAGCTGAGATTATCAAGTCAGATAACTTATGTTTACTCAATAGCGAATAACAGCACAGACCAAAATACGTGAAAACTATGGTACAAACCTGTTGCTGACAGTGAACAACTCTTCAT belongs to Musa acuminata AAA Group cultivar baxijiao chromosome BXJ3-5, Cavendish_Baxijiao_AAA, whole genome shotgun sequence and includes:
- the LOC135637840 gene encoding type I inositol polyphosphate 5-phosphatase 8-like isoform X2, producing MGREPTLIQKSYSWPKTVVRKWLNLKTSEICSERSKKNGDVQRRKSCSDKDSSVLRRRDLPVGGWLAEGRDNLEPPRVPSYSPTGSSPPIDNLRMVVGTWNVGGRPPHCGLNLRDWLMSTPSSPDIYVLGFQEIVPLNAGNVLGPEDKGPACKWLSLIRQVLNPPGIHGDASESDSPSAQKPRVSFSDLLSMELELEEPEDELASMNPSSSSGGESPDLYLGSITPHRGGYCLAASKQMVGIFLCVWVRASIMHRISALEISCVGRGIMGCMGNKGSISISMTLERTTFCFICTHLASGEKDGDEVRRNLDVAEIMKRTRFQQSHRIAGPAPYLPETILEHDKIIWLGDLNYRLASTNSDTHQLLQRNDWETLLQKDQLLIEQRAGRVFAGWDEGKIYFPPTYKYLANSDIYAVDQAKSREKRRTPAWCDRILWRGKGMKQMSYVRGESRFSDHRPVYSLFSVLMNDGLFDHGGVMTAEEHKAADVDSKSSSPLSSSSRGKVQAEELFLVATTPKPHGSRRVPNL
- the LOC135637840 gene encoding type I inositol polyphosphate 5-phosphatase 8-like isoform X1, with the protein product MGREPTLIQKSYSWPKTVVRKWLNLKTSEICSERSTEKNGDVQRRKSCSDKDSSVLRRRDLPVGGWLAEGRDNLEPPRVPSYSPTGSSPPIDNLRMVVGTWNVGGRPPHCGLNLRDWLMSTPSSPDIYVLGFQEIVPLNAGNVLGPEDKGPACKWLSLIRQVLNPPGIHGDASESDSPSAQKPRVSFSDLLSMELELEEPEDELASMNPSSSSGGESPDLYLGSITPHRGGYCLAASKQMVGIFLCVWVRASIMHRISALEISCVGRGIMGCMGNKGSISISMTLERTTFCFICTHLASGEKDGDEVRRNLDVAEIMKRTRFQQSHRIAGPAPYLPETILEHDKIIWLGDLNYRLASTNSDTHQLLQRNDWETLLQKDQLLIEQRAGRVFAGWDEGKIYFPPTYKYLANSDIYAVDQAKSREKRRTPAWCDRILWRGKGMKQMSYVRGESRFSDHRPVYSLFSVLMNDGLFDHGGVMTAEEHKAADVDSKSSSPLSSSSRGKVQAEELFLVATTPKPHGSRRVPNL
- the LOC135637840 gene encoding type I inositol polyphosphate 5-phosphatase 8-like isoform X3, giving the protein MGREPTLIQKSYSWPKTVVRKWLNLKTSEICSERSTEKNGDVQRRKSCSDKDSSVLRRRDLPGGWLAEGRDNLEPPRVPSYSPTGSSPPIDNLRMVVGTWNVGGRPPHCGLNLRDWLMSTPSSPDIYVLGFQEIVPLNAGNVLGPEDKGPACKWLSLIRQVLNPPGIHGDASESDSPSAQKPRVSFSDLLSMELELEEPEDELASMNPSSSSGGESPDLYLGSITPHRGGYCLAASKQMVGIFLCVWVRASIMHRISALEISCVGRGIMGCMGNKGSISISMTLERTTFCFICTHLASGEKDGDEVRRNLDVAEIMKRTRFQQSHRIAGPAPYLPETILEHDKIIWLGDLNYRLASTNSDTHQLLQRNDWETLLQKDQLLIEQRAGRVFAGWDEGKIYFPPTYKYLANSDIYAVDQAKSREKRRTPAWCDRILWRGKGMKQMSYVRGESRFSDHRPVYSLFSVLMNDGLFDHGGVMTAEEHKAADVDSKSSSPLSSSSRGKVQAEELFLVATTPKPHGSRRVPNL
- the LOC135637840 gene encoding type I inositol polyphosphate 5-phosphatase 8-like isoform X4, which codes for MGREPTLIQKSYSWPKTVVRKWLNLKTSEICSERSKKNGDVQRRKSCSDKDSSVLRRRDLPGGWLAEGRDNLEPPRVPSYSPTGSSPPIDNLRMVVGTWNVGGRPPHCGLNLRDWLMSTPSSPDIYVLGFQEIVPLNAGNVLGPEDKGPACKWLSLIRQVLNPPGIHGDASESDSPSAQKPRVSFSDLLSMELELEEPEDELASMNPSSSSGGESPDLYLGSITPHRGGYCLAASKQMVGIFLCVWVRASIMHRISALEISCVGRGIMGCMGNKGSISISMTLERTTFCFICTHLASGEKDGDEVRRNLDVAEIMKRTRFQQSHRIAGPAPYLPETILEHDKIIWLGDLNYRLASTNSDTHQLLQRNDWETLLQKDQLLIEQRAGRVFAGWDEGKIYFPPTYKYLANSDIYAVDQAKSREKRRTPAWCDRILWRGKGMKQMSYVRGESRFSDHRPVYSLFSVLMNDGLFDHGGVMTAEEHKAADVDSKSSSPLSSSSRGKVQAEELFLVATTPKPHGSRRVPNL